TACGGAGATTGTTAAACAAAAACTGTCGATCAATTTTCCTTCCAAAGTACACAATCTTATTCGTCTTCAGATTTGTAAAAGGTTTCCTACCGTTTCAAGATCGAGCTTTAAATTCTAACCTGTTAAATTTAAGCAATGGAATAATCACAAAATGTTCCCCGGAGTCAGGAATCACTTATGGTATTTCATGTACAATTGGCgcataaataatcaaatccACGCATTTCATAGTCATCTCAATCGAATCGTATATGAACGATACACTGGATTTTCATTGAGCGTGGGTAGTCGACTGTGGCATAGGGCACATAGGAAACGGGAAGTTGTCCGAGCAATTATTCATGAATCTGCTGAGGAACGGTAGCCAGGGAACActacctaaaaaaaaatttacaaatgtATTTGTTGCTTTTCCTCTCCCCCCTCGTCCCTTAATCACCCTATGCCATGTAAATTTGATCACTTGCaaccaataaaaatttacaaattgcCGAGAGATGCACATGAAACAAAAAAGTTATCCAATTTCCGTGCTTCCGACTCTGGTATTGGGGCTCCCCAGTCTATACTTTTAATTCCCTGGTAAAAACACAACGCTCGTACATTCAAACAAGAAAGTTTTCGAACGCTAGCGAACATTCCTAGTTGGCAAATAGCGCCAACCGAATAACCtacataaacaataaaaattttgtttatggAAAACGAATTACACGAGTGCCCGTATATTTCACGAGACATTAGATTAATTTCCCCCTTATTTTTGTGCATTCATAAAAACCACAATGAAGCTATGAAAAAGCTGAAGAGCcagatcataaaaaaaatatgtgagaATACCTCCGTTATCTGAACAGCTGTGTGGGCCTTACAATACTCCTGAGGGACAAAAATGTCCTAAAAATAGATGAAGcaactaaaaataaatgaatcattGTCTCGAGTTATTAAACCATAAATACATCATGGGAATAATCGTGACATGGATACCATCTCGTACAGAAGAGGAAGATGGCGATATATATACAGAAAAGAATCGCTTGAGTGCGCAGGCGCAGTGGGTGGACAGTCGGGAAAGCAGTGCCCTCCCTTTATTTGCCTGGCTCGCGACAATTTCATTGCGATATTAAAAGAACAAAAATGCATCATAAAGTGGACACAGCCATCGTAACAGCCTCATTTCCCCATTAACTCAAATTCTGATAAACCAATGACGCAATTACAATCGATCAATTGATTAGACGATGCACAGTACGAGGCGATTAATCGAGATTGGCCAAGTACGTCACTGCTGTACATGAGAgcataaacgaaaaaaacaacCAAGAGAGAAGGTACGGGCTCGGCGCAGTGGTCGCTGCGCAGGAGTGGTTTTGTACGTATATTTGGGTTTTGGTGGTGGTTGAGTGAGTGAGGCATCCCATCCACTAGTAAAATACCCTAGTGAGTGTAATGTCTGATAAGACGTACGATGGATATCCGTGAGTGTTGAAAACAGACATTTGTGAATAAtcattttagtttttcatttGACAGTTTTCAAAGTACATAAATTTCATCAATCAGTTGatcatttatattttaatattcactGATAATACTGGTGTGCGAGTTGGCGGTTGTGTATCGAGAGacaaatttctttttctcgattcgttctttttttttttgcgtggCTAAAAGTACGATGCCCACGGAGACATAGGCAGTGTCGAGAGTGTTCGAGGCGACAGACGACACACACACGCACAATCGTGAACGTTTTTAgttaaattgattttcattcaGTAAAGAGTttggttaattattattgtgcAAGTGAATTCAGCTCTTTCTCCGTCTGTGGGAGGataaaggtttttttttcgtggaggAGAGGAGGCTTACAGGGGGATATACTTGACTGTGATACAAGGGTCTTTCTGTCCTTGGCGTTTCggagagaattgaaaaataatacattAATAATGGAGGCTGTTGCTAAACACGATTTTACGGCCACAGCCGACGATGAACTCAGTTTTCGTAGGAATCAAGTACTCAAggtttgttaatttattttaattctctGCAACAAATCATTCAGGAGTCTCCTGAGCCATAAATTGAACGTTAAATGATTTGCTTGTCAGtcggtgaaaattatttgtcaaTTTCATCAATCATATGACTGAAAAAGGCCCAACGAACCACGAGAGAGTTCATGGTATGAGTCAGGTGGTAACAAGTGGATTTGCTTCACCATCGGTCTCCTTATTTAGCCTTATTGttcttttccatcaatttaaATTCGCTCGTCGATTGAAAGCACTGTTGAATGCGTCGAGCGTTCATTGACGCATTACACGCATTCCAATAATATTTTCCGAATCACATTACCCTGATATACTGATTTGACTAGCAAAAAGCCAACTCTTTGTTTGATCGTTTcttaattctttattttcactgaTGGAATTCAATCCGACACATGAGTTCAGTTCAATCAATTCACCTTTTATGGATGGCTCGGTGGAAGTTGGTGTCAGGGTGGCATAAAGTTCACTGACATGACGTAGTGGTGTGTCTATACAATGTGGAATGTCTCGATTGTTGATGGATTAACAGCTCAATTCAATATTCCTTGGCAGATTCTTAATATGGAGGATGATATGAACTGGTACAGAGCGGAATTGGACTCTCGGGAGGGCTTGATACCGAGTAATTACATAGAAATGAAGAACCATGAGTAAGCTATTGTATTTGCATTGAGTGTGATTATTTCAACGTCAAGATAGTATCACATAATTGTTTACTCCCTTTCAGCTGGTACTACGGACGTATCACGAGAGCAGACGCTGAGAGACTCTTGTCGAACAAACACGAGGGTGCCTTCCTGATCAGAGTCAGTGAGAGCTCACCCGGTGatttctctctatctgtcaAGTAAGAATTATTGCCAATGCACTATCGACGAATTAGTCCAGATAATCGGGTCTGCGGTGGTGTTAGtttttactgaattattcattatttttcctagtatgagaaagggaaaattgatTTAGTTGGCAGTTCAATTTTCGAGCAATATGACGTCAATGGGATTATCGAAAAATTGGTGTCTTTGTAAACGAAGATGTTAGAACTTGTAGGGTCTGTCGAATTGTCTATTTTGCCTCATTCTCCTTCATAACAACAGTGttgtgaagaattttcataTCTCTTTTGCCAATCTTGTGAGTGATATTTCTTAGAAACTCGACTAGGAATTCTgttggataattaatttttacgattGCACTCCTAACTCGGCCAGTGTTGgacgggattttttttcaaatgaagtCGCCGTTGGCTGTCGTCCAAAAGTCTTCAGAGCGGTATATATTAATCACGAAAtcaatatttcttttaatgGAAATCTTATACTAAAAGAAATAACATCTCtgcattcaattgaatttttctggagAACGATTCAACAATTCTTGTTTTTCATCACAGGTGGATAGAATGTAATGAAGCATTCCCCATTGGCTTTAATTTTAATAGCTGCTCTGAACTTTAAATTGCAATATCAATAAGTGAAGTGCTCCTCGATACCCTAGAAAAGTATTTTCAGACATTTTACTGTCTCTTTTATGAAGAGTAATATTTCTCCAAAACTCAGCTAAGCATTCCGTCAAGTAATTACCTTTTACGATCGCACTACTGACTCAGTTTATGTTGGACGCGTTTTTTCTCGCAAACGGGTTTTCAATTGGCTGTTACCCAAAACTTCAGCAGAGTACTACGTATCActggcaaaaaaaattctcaccccgatgcaaaaaaaaaacatttttattgagatgCCTTTCTCTTATGACAAGTATTATATAGACCTGAATCACTTTCAAATAAAATCGTCCTCtgaaaatcgattatttccTTTTCGAAGACATTTACTTGGATCCAATAAAAGAGtttttggtctcataccgcaTGTGCTTATCACACGAATAGAAAAGTTCTACTTCCTCTTTGACGATTGTCGAGTAATTAAAAACGAGAAACTGTTGATATTGAGCTCAGCCTGttagagatattttttgtatTAATCTCTCACTGTCAAACGCTGACAAAGGTCTAGGTTATACTTTCATTATCCCAAAACGAGACATCGTCTCCACCCAAACAGAAACAATgaaagaaatgaaataaatttttcctcgaGACAAAGGATGTGCTAATTTCACCGAAAAAAGTGCATTGTGTTGACTTATTATTAACTTAGTTTTTCTCTCATCATCTTCCAGGTGTTCTGACGGTGTCCAGCACTTCAAAGTGTTACGAGACGcccaaggaaaatttttcctttgGGTCGTTAAATTCAGTAGTCTCAACGAATTAGTTGAGTATCACCGTACAGCCTCTGTTTCCCGTTCTCAGGATGTTAAACTGCGTGATATGGTGCCAGAAGAAGTAAGAATTATCAGAATCGCAATTCCCAGTGAACCCGGAAACTCTTAACACTGCTTACGACCTTGCAATGCGATTGTATAattgtaatttattattttccactGAATGTATTCCCTCAGTTGTGTACAGACGTTACGTGATTCACAGAAATCATGTGTAAAGTTTTTCATGTGCTGATACCAACTGTTACATGCGCAATTAATTGCGTAAATTGTCCTGGTtattttgagggaaaaaatgcaCCAGTTTATATGCATTATTAACTCTAACTGTAATGCGTTGCGTGTTGTTATGATTGTTTCAGTGTTTAGTACAGGCATTGTATGATTTCACACCGCAAGAGCCAGGTGAATTGGAGTTCAGGAGAGGTGACGTTATCACTGTGACAGATCGCACCGATCAGCACTGGTGGCATGGAGAAATTGGTAACAGACGAGGATTATTCCCATCCACCTATGTTACGCCTTATCACTCATAGGTGAgagaattcattcattttatatCTAAATTGAATTCGCATAAATTTTAAATCACTGCCCTTTCTGGAAACACTCCTTcggaagaaatattttaatactCAGCCTTCTCAGAAGTGTTACTGGAAATTATATGCAAATAGGcgtttatgagaaaaaaacgaatgaaattgagatcatgaacgaaggtatctcaaCGTCCCatgaattatcattttgaATTGAATGGATTCATAGGTTTGCAACTTGTGCCAACGCATTATCAGTGGGAATTGTTTTAGAAGTGTTTTATCCCGGGTGGACGGCGCCTTATaacaagaaatattttttgtgtcACAGCCATGATGTTTCTAATTCCTGTGATTGCAGCCCGAGCTGTACATGAGTCATATTCgccgaaggattttttttctatcttatGAATCATAAAAAACCAAACTCTCGTCTTTTTCCGGGGACAGTTCAAATTTTAGGATTGATTTTCGGAGCGATGGTTAAAAATTGATCTGATAACTGGACATTTAATGCACAATTATTTGAACAAAAATTGCTTTTCGATCATAAGACCCGCATTATTTCAACGCCATTTCAGAGCTATCTGGTTCCCCAACACGAAGTGACCTCAAAAATCAGAGTTGACATAAGAAATTCATAACGCCATCCTCATTCAATATCGAGGaacgaaattgattaaaatcgATTGACCATTCAATGCCATCATCTCTCCGCCTTAAATGGAAAAGGGGATATGATCTTTATCGGAGAAGAACGTTTGATTGACTCCCCCTTTCTTTCCTGATAAGTCATAAGCAtcggagataaaaattttattagagTTTTTGCTTTCAAGTACCCATACATTTGAAACCCATTTTAAGGTATCCTATATAATTGATTCTCCATTTTCATCGTTATGATTGTTTTTAACCAAATAATACTCGATCCTGAAAGTCAACTACCAATTTCACAATTAGTAGTATTACTTCATGGGAAAAATGACCgtagatgaatatttttttttgtttttgtgaattattttccttCATTACACGCAATGACTCAACTAGAGTTTACTTATAATAGTGCAAGTGGTGGAGTTGAGATACGTTCTTGAGGAATTTCATTTTGAGATAGGCGTTTCTCTTTGGGATGCTTCACTGCACGGAAGAATGAAATACATGTCTTTCATCTTTTTTCCAGACCCCTTTTTACAAGTTCAACGGACCACGCCATTACACTCCCCCTCAATCATCACATGTACAGGATCAGAATTGAAAATCGAAGGAAGAAATATTCAGCATTATCATTTAGCAACAATTCTCATGCTGTGGGCTATGGAAAATACATTTGTATCATCAATTCTCGTAATTCAGTAGCCATTCAGTTGCCATGTTGTATTTAATCTCCACTGAATCACATTGTTGATAAACAACGATTTGTAATTAATCATGTCTGCAGTAATTATGAATTACTTGGatcaaatttttcttcgattttcCGAGGAGTTAGtgcaaaaatataaatttttgtagTCCCACCACCCTCTTCAATTGcaagaaaacaatttttatttctggtGATGAATTTTTGACATGCATTTTTGTACTTTTTTAGCAAAAGGGTATAAACcagaaaattaaatgttcTAATTTTAAGAGAATTCGTCAGGTTTTCAGTAATAATGCTATCCAAACAGCCTGACagtgtcagaaaaaaaaaactattgaggtAGACAACGATTTGACAACCCTCGTAGCCCACTCTgagtcataaaaataataatttcactcCTTAGGCCATATTATATAAAACAAGTACATGATGCTTTCTTCAAACGTGCTATTCTAAaccgaaaatattattttggacAACTGCAAAGGCCTATTCATCTCGTTCAATGTTTTAAATCAGAACGAAACTATGTATAAAATGCAATTACATGTTTTTACGTTTGCAAATCAGCGTTAAACAAGAAGCTTATATTATTTTAAGAGTCGCAATGTTTGCATCCATAAATGGTtagattaaaaattaagtTATATCAAGATTGCAATGATAATTTCAACATCAGCAAGTTTTTATTGGTTTTTCTTTTCGATGGAGgagaacaaatcgactttcgcctgaagggtttttttatttttaagtgAGAGCAACTATGAATGTGTGTggaagagaaaatgaaaagaatatAACCAGAAAGATAGACAGGGTGtgttgaaaaatgataaattaatattgaaaaaccGTAACtaatttggatatttttaatatgaGTCAAATGCAAGTTCACGATTCCAATTTTTAGCTGCTCCAAATTCGTGAATAATTGACGATTGTTTATTTGTTATGATTTGACAGCCCTTTTCACGAGTCCAAGGAGTAATCGCTGTGTTCGACTGATTAATGCACAGAATCGATCTAAGACTTTCATTGTGATTTTTTGCAGCCAAAATTCATGTTACGTCGAACGACTCGAAATACTGGCGGGTGTCATCAACTATGTGGTTTATATTGATTTATCTTTTtgtgtagaaaaaaaagtgattgtgTGCCGTGCGCAGATGCAAACAGTGTGTATATGAAGGAGGAGAATCCGTGTTTTTCTTTTGAAGAAAGAACAAGCTTCCCCacattttgttttattatcgTTGTAcacaaattaaaatgaaatctCAACTCTTTATCGtgtaattatattattattacgttatgtttcaattttatcaatgacaatatattatattaaCCGAATGCACAAGTTATCCCTCGGTACGAAAACGAACTATACCTTAGGCCTCGTCTTTATACTCCGAATTTGCTTCAACTTACGATAACAAGGTATATTCGAAacttcaatagttttttttatgattaagataaattttatttgtataATATATCATTTACAATaagagaaaaatgttttattttaattttcgctGGAAATAAACAATAGAAAGTAAAGGAAATATCTtggttatttttatcatttaattaCCCGAATGTTTATCCGTGTTATTAACTGCACTTGGTAGATTGAAGTTTTTATTAATCTGTAGGAGATACTCGTCTTTCAATTAAACACacaacaatatattttttagggGCTTGAAATTTGGCAAATGCATTCTCAGAAATTAATACAGCTAATGATTTCCTTAAAGTATACTTTATTTGTACAGTTCTCTAGAGAATAGTAATTTAATGGatgaatgatgaatttttcggTCTAAAAATTTCACAAGAATTAAAGTACTTCTTCAATCATTTATTCCCAATGAAAACCCTGCAACGTACTAAAGACGGCTAAAGTGAATTACATGCTGTTGAGCTCACTCAGATGCCTTCAACATcgttaaaaaatctatttttgtttttctaatGTCTGACAATTTATTTAACATGTAATCCTAAGATTGTGTCTTGAGTACGTTTCGAAATTTCTACcagatgattcattttctATTTGATAAAACAAATTCTGTGCGATAAGTAAAAAGTAGAAATCTTAATTAGCAAACGAGCCTGTAAGAGATGTATCTCCCAGCAGTTTCTGACGGTCTTATAATCTTGACAACCTGTCCGCGTTTCAGTCCGAAGTACCTAGCCACGGGGTCCCCAGCTTGAATTCTCATGAGCTGATTCTCTTTCAATTTGTATCTCATCAAAAGTTCTTCCTTCTCGTCCGGCGTTAGAACAATATGCTCAGGTACTAATTCATGCTCTGTGATATTAATCAGCAGTTCTGATTCCAAGAACTGTTCCAGAATATATTTTGGTGCCATGTCAACTAGCGACTGTTTGGCTGAGGGTGTCATACCTTGTTGGACAACAATGATGGctctgaaataaattgaacagATGATAATTTGCTGGGAGATTTTGCTACAGAAAATATCAAGATATTCCCAAAGAAGTTTTATTCTGTAGAGACTAACCTGTGGATTTTTTCTTCCTGCATACGTTGACAATATGTCTTGATAGTTTTAATCCCAATTTTCGGCTCATCCGGAAAGAATACAAACAATTGATCTGTGGGGTCATCATTGTGAGCAACCAGAACAATTAAGTCACTTCTAGCCGGCCTCTTTTCACTCGGTTTGTCTCCAAATTGCTCCTTAAAGTGCTCCAAAGTCTGATCCAATTCTTCCTGTGTCACCAGGTAACCTCTGTCGTGGCATAACTGCATAACTGTTTTCCTGATTCTCCACAACTTGTACGTCTCCGCTTCGTCATCCATTTTAACTTAATAAATTCTTTGATTACGAAGAAATGTTGATAAATTTCAGAATAAATCTTCAATTCTTCCAATCACAAATATCACGTTATATAGATCCTCAATGAACCCAACAATGAAATTCCAAATAGAATTCTAACCTATAAATGCACCACGCGCGACACTATCGGCACGGATTATATGAGAGATTGCTAACACTTATGGAGCGGCTTCAACCGCAAAATTTCGTTGCGGTGGCGCATGAACTACGATGGTGAATGTGCCTGTCGGTGGCGCCTTACCCCGGAGTACGTCCCAGATATCTTAGAGGAAAACATTGATAATTGAATATATCTACCCGAAATTAGAGGATCATTTTATCTACTTATTATTGTCTTCATTAAAAGATGAGGTTTTAGATGTTAGAGTAAAATTATATGTGTGGTATTAAATCATTGAGtagtaataattttaatgtgtaactaattatttttattcttccatttaatgaaaataaatctttAACACTTTGGGCAATATTCAAATTTACGTATTTATTGTTATGTTCAACTTATGTGGTACGGTTCCCTGATGTTTCCATCAGGGTGGACGCTAGCATCCGCTTTTGTAAATCCTCTGCCTACTGTAAATCGGACAGAGAGTTTGAAGGCAACACTGTTGATGCAATTTGgccaataataattattttaagttATTCACAGGAAATTGtgacaaaattttccaagtaacaaaaattctataaaatctacaaaaaattgagtggaaATCTTTGCAAATGGAACGAAAATCTTACATGCATTTAAAGACTGTCAAACGAATtcagaaaatgaatttttggaaatgaaaaactttTTGTACATACGGCTATatgaaaaaatcacatccattgtccaaaaatttcatttccctgAAGGGGAAAAATACTTTGTTCTGGGAATTTATCTCTGTGCACACTGTCAAGATCATCTAGAACGGATGTCAGTTTCCCAACGTTTCTTATACAACACATAAAGCTGCATTGCAGTTCTAGCATCCTCCACAGAATTATGCTCACCAGTCTGAATGTCAATGCCTAACAACTCCGCAGCGAGTTTCTTCAAACTTGGAGTATTGCCTTTTGAGATGTTCCTAAACAGAGTGTACCTTGAGGTGTCTCGGAGATGCCTCTTTTGGTGTGACAGAAAAAGGACAGAGAGGTCATTTTTCAGTGCATGACCAACCAGAATCCTTCCTCGAAGGATATTAGCTACTTCTTCCTGAACTACGTGGAATTCTTCACCACTTTGGAGATGGTGGGGTCGGATTCCACTCACTGGGGTGCGATAGTCTTGAACAGTCTCTCTGGGTTTGACATATTTGTCGTAAATACAGGCTCCATGACGATTGACTAACGACACTCTTGCTAACATACTCTCAGTACCGTCCCCAATACCAACCATTTCACAGTCCATTGCTACTTGATTGGTTAACTCCACGTTGTCCAGATCCATTTTTGCCATTACATTGGTTACCGCCTGGAGTAAAAAGTAATTTAGATGATATTCAAGTGCAGAAGTTGCTGGCGATAGTTTTATGCTACTTTCGaggtatatttttaaaaaatggtacTATTATTGGGGAGAAGAGAAATTAAAGGAATGTAGACACTACTTTAACGTTTACCATACTTATCGATAATTTAACTTACAGATTTAACCAAatatgtgatttttttccctttggcCACTCTCTTGCGCTTGTGAGGTACTTCAGAATTTGTTGAATGGCGTTTAGAAGGTGATTTCTGTGTTGCAGGTGTATTGACAACGTTTTTATACTGGTCCCAATTAGAATTTGTAGTTCTGGATGGAGGTTTGACGTTCGTCGAGTTTTTCTGTGGTTCTCTATTATTCTCCTTTGATTCAACCGCTGCACGTTTCATATTATTCTTAACAGAATCGGCATAGCATTTCGCCATCTCAGGTGCCATCATTTTAGACAACATTCGGCGTAATTATTTTTGGTTAATGTTCCTTTAAATTCCAGTTTGTTATTATTGTATTCACTAAAACTTTTTAGACAGAAAGATTGAGCTTGGAAAAACGTACGTCTATGCAGCCATTCGCTTCCACGTGCTTCTGTTACGTTTTTTCTATCTACAGTTGACCATATGCTGTTGTGAAATGCCTTGTGTTCttgttttcatatttttaagtcATAGGTAACATATTCTTCATTTCCTCCCTATATTGTTAACTTTCGCGTGGAATTGTTTTCGAGTTTGCTGAGCGTTCCAATGTAATTTTCCTTCTAAATCCTCAAATCAGCCGCAACAGTTGTTTGTAATGGAGTGTGAGGTTAGACTGCAcatttgattattattattatgtgtACTAATTAGTCCCGTTTTCATGAAGCGGCTTAATTTGTCACCGCGAATCTGTTGTATGTCGATGGTCGGCAGGTATTTCTTGTCACAAAGTGAACTAATATCGTTTCTACTGAgcttaaaatattttgttagttttccatttatttttaaataaataataaaacatgGGATCAAAATAGTGACCTCTGTGTGCTATGGACGGAAGCTACGTACATAGTATAGTATAGTATAGATAAACTATATGGATAAGTTTGGCCTCCTACATCATTTTTTCTACGGTCGGCCTAGAAGCTACTAGTGTAATTTGTTGTTCATTGTCAGTATTTATTCCCATAACATAAAAACAAATAGTCcaatgatgaatattttttcaacagcCTTGAGTTTTCGAACCTAACTATTGCGACGGATTTGCCAGCAGTTGGAGAACTATTCCAAGGACATTATCCATTTTTCACCTAATAAAACGTCACGGTTGCCTATTGGTCGAGTAACTGATTCACAATGATAATACacccattaaaaataaaaatattaccaTACACACTGTGTCTTGTGGAAATATAGTTGGGAAACATATTTTAGTGTGCCGTAATCGCAGAAATGTGGGAATTATGTATTACTGGATTGGTGGACAGTATTGTGAGTTGTACAACTGCATAACCAATTTCAATTGTGGTTAGTGGTTAATTCGTGTTATGTCAAATCGTGCTCATGCTCAACCTAGAGTGACTTGAGCTCAATGTCCACGCGAAATTCAAGGTGTCGAGATGATATTACTGGTGATGCAGGGAGCCTCGATAACCAAGGTTATCCAACCATTCGGAGGTTGTCATTTCTCGGTGCAACATTGAGTGATAAACATTCTTTCATAAGGCGATAAATAATGCAGTGAAGAAGTGACGCAATATGTCAGATTTTTGGGTGTCTAGAGAAGAACGAGTTGTGTGCCGAGATCCCAAGTTTATTGTCATCAGCTGAGCATAATGAGCAACAATTGCTGTTGTCAGCACACTTTTAGAGTACCTGAAGAATGTTCCACCTCAGTATGATCACAAGAGGAGTACAGAAATTGTCGGTATCGAGACTCTTGACAAATATGCCTCGtctctttctattttttataatccTAAGAGCCTGTGCGGTGAATCCTCAGGGGAATGAAGTAAGTCGAAGAGGTCAACGTGCATGTGCATTAGGGTCTTCTCATTTACCTCTTTTTTCTTTCTAACGTTTTCTCGATTCATATTTAAAGTTTCTATTTCATTATGTTGACTGTCCGGGATTTATCAATGCGCCACGAATTCCGTTGTTAAGGACATGATAAAAACTCTTTTAATgtggaaaaaatcgaattcgaAGTGACCAACAGCTGTTGTCA
The DNA window shown above is from Diachasmimorpha longicaudata isolate KC_UGA_2023 chromosome 7, iyDiaLong2, whole genome shotgun sequence and carries:
- the LOC135164864 gene encoding growth factor receptor-bound protein 2 isoform X2, with the protein product MEAVAKHDFTATADDELSFRRNQVLKILNMEDDMNWYRAELDSREGLIPSNYIEMKNHDWYYGRITRADAERLLSNKHEGAFLIRVSESSPGDFSLSVKCSDGVQHFKVLRDAQGKFFLWVVKFSSLNELVEYHRTASVSRSQDVKLRDMVPEEVRIIRIAIPSEPGNS
- the LOC135164862 gene encoding RNA exonuclease 4, with product MLSKMMAPEMAKCYADSVKNNMKRAAVESKENNREPQKNSTNVKPPSRTTNSNWDQYKNVVNTPATQKSPSKRHSTNSEVPHKRKRVAKGKKITYLVKSAVTNVMAKMDLDNVELTNQVAMDCEMVGIGDGTESMLARVSLVNRHGACIYDKYVKPRETVQDYRTPVSGIRPHHLQSGEEFHVVQEEVANILRGRILVGHALKNDLSVLFLSHQKRHLRDTSRYTLFRNISKGNTPSLKKLAAELLGIDIQTGEHNSVEDARTAMQLYVLYKKRWETDIRSR
- the LOC135164865 gene encoding DNA-directed RNA polymerases I, II, and III subunit RPABC1 → MDDEAETYKLWRIRKTVMQLCHDRGYLVTQEELDQTLEHFKEQFGDKPSEKRPARSDLIVLVAHNDDPTDQLFVFFPDEPKIGIKTIKTYCQRMQEEKIHRAIIVVQQGMTPSAKQSLVDMAPKYILEQFLESELLINITEHELVPEHIVLTPDEKEELLMRYKLKENQLMRIQAGDPVARYFGLKRGQVVKIIRPSETAGRYISYRLVC
- the LOC135164864 gene encoding growth factor receptor-bound protein 2 isoform X1 is translated as MEAVAKHDFTATADDELSFRRNQVLKILNMEDDMNWYRAELDSREGLIPSNYIEMKNHDWYYGRITRADAERLLSNKHEGAFLIRVSESSPGDFSLSVKCSDGVQHFKVLRDAQGKFFLWVVKFSSLNELVEYHRTASVSRSQDVKLRDMVPEECLVQALYDFTPQEPGELEFRRGDVITVTDRTDQHWWHGEIGNRRGLFPSTYVTPYHS